The following proteins come from a genomic window of Oncorhynchus mykiss isolate Arlee chromosome 19, USDA_OmykA_1.1, whole genome shotgun sequence:
- the LOC110498563 gene encoding fatty acid binding protein 1-B.1-like yields the protein MSFSGKYQMESHDNFESFMEAVGLPDELIQEGKDVKSISEIEETGDHFKVTVTTGTKILTNSFTIGQETELESPTGEKVNSVVMREGNKLTAILNGIEYVTELTDANTLVNTMTLSGMSYKWTSKRM from the exons ATGTCTTTCTCAGGAAAATACCAGATGGAGTCACATGACAACTTTGAGTCTTTCATGGAGGCTGTTG GTCTCCCTGATGAGCTTATCCAGGAGGGCAAAGACGTCAAGAGCATCTCTGAGATTGAGGAGACTGGAGACCACTTCAAGGTGACTGTCAccacggggacaaagatcctcACCAACTCCTTCACCATTGGCCAGGAGACGGAGCTCGAGTCGCCGACCGGGGAGAAAGTCAAT TCTGTGGTGATGAGGGAAGGTAACAAGCTGACGGCCATCCTGAATGGGATTGAATATGTCACAGAACTTACAGACGCAAACACCCTCGTCAAC ACCATGACTCTGTCTGGCATGTCATACAAGTGGACCAGCAAACGAATGTGA
- the LOC118941548 gene encoding fatty acid binding protein 1-B.1-like: MSFSGKYQMESHDNFESFMEAVGLPDELIQEGKDVKSISEIEETGDHFKVTVTTGTKILTNSFTIGQETELESPTGEKVNSVVMREGNKLTAILNGIEYVTELTDANTLVKRRAKQT; encoded by the exons ATGTCTTTCTCAGGAAAATACCAGATGGAGTCACATGACAACTTTGAGTCTTTCATGGAGGCTGTTG GTCTCCCTGATGAGCTTATCCAGGAGGGCAAAGACGTCAAGAGCATCTCTGAGATTGAGGAGACTGGAGACCACTTCAAGGTGACTGTCAccacggggacaaagatcctcACCAACTCCTTCACCATTGGCCAGGAGACGGAGCTCGAGTCGCCGACCGGGGAGAAAGTCAAT TCTGTGGTGATGAGGGAAGGTAACAAGCTGACGGCCATCCTGAATGGGATTGAATATGTCACAGAACTTACAGACGCAAACACCCTCGTCAAAAGGCGTGCTAAACAa ACTTAA